A portion of the Minwuia thermotolerans genome contains these proteins:
- a CDS encoding phage protein Gp27 family protein, translating to MPPRHQIDRLPSDVRQTIKRWLADENRSVDDFTTFLAELLAPHEISVSRSSAHRFMVNHERTASRLRQAREMTEALAKELPDAAMQGKQGRLLVEMARTFVFDLLAQVDQEGGVLDPKSIANIGKGLAELARAARLDQDFETKVEEARRKEREASADKAEAAARNAGLSADTVKGIRHAILGIAA from the coding sequence ATGCCCCCGCGCCACCAGATCGATCGCCTGCCGTCCGACGTCCGTCAGACCATCAAGCGCTGGCTGGCGGACGAGAACCGCTCGGTCGACGACTTTACCACCTTCCTGGCCGAGCTGCTGGCGCCGCACGAGATCAGCGTCTCGCGCTCCTCGGCGCACCGCTTCATGGTCAATCACGAGCGCACCGCGTCGCGGCTGCGCCAGGCGCGGGAGATGACCGAGGCGCTGGCGAAGGAGCTGCCGGACGCGGCCATGCAGGGCAAGCAAGGCCGCCTCCTGGTGGAGATGGCCAGGACCTTCGTCTTCGACCTGCTGGCCCAGGTGGACCAGGAAGGCGGCGTCCTGGATCCGAAGTCGATCGCCAATATCGGCAAGGGGCTGGCCGAGCTGGCGCGCGCCGCGCGCCTGGACCAGGACTTCGAGACCAAGGTCGAGGAAGCCCGCCGCAAGGAGCGCGAGGCGAGCGCCGACAAGGCCGAGGCCGCCGCCCGCAATGCGGGCCTCTCGGCCGACACGGTCAAGGGCATCCGCCACGCCATCCTGGGCATCGCCGCATGA